In Leptospira sp. WS58.C1, a single genomic region encodes these proteins:
- the feoB gene encoding ferrous iron transport protein B — protein MKLLNTEIQALEHKTEKFRVLLTGNPNCGKSTLFNRLTGLRQKTGNYHGVTVEKAEGSIHTEYTTVHIVDLPGAYSLGGESEDKQVTTRILLSRGAEDKLIFVLDAVAIERGLQFLLQVSSLKIPMIVAVTMNDTLEKKGVHLDLKVLSKAFGVSFYFVNPRSGEGVEVFEKVLMDVSSYKIPNPDFSWDKKRTALIESVLSKLSVDDPDSVRFVLENSFKEFSGEILQTGLPSSNFFPEKTKKFIRSEWQKSKLEFSYGEELVQRSIWIKKLLSKAVSGSEITEKGILGFADKILLHPIWGIIVFLGIMALVFQFLFTWSEVPMDWIEARISDLADWTGNYLPDGPVRSLIQEGMIGGVGAVLVFVPQISLLFLFIGIMEESGYIARASFLMDRFMGKFGLSGKSFIPLLSSAACAVPAIMGTRTIENKADRLTTILVSPLITCSARYPVYILVIGTVFSAEPIFGIFSPKVLALFGLFLLGMFASMGAAFLFKKTFFRSEPAYFLMELPRYQWPSLKSLFFTVYKKIRAFLENAGKVILFISIILWFLANYPRVEVSKTENLNPTQAKSLQISESYAGRMGKMMEPVLEPIGFGWKMGLGIITSFAAREVMVSTLSIVYGVQGEDSEDENLRSALRKDKDPETGKPVWTIASALSLLIFFAFACQCMSTLAVVKKETNSLFWPFFMFTYMTILAYSSSFLVFHFSKFLGWN, from the coding sequence ATGAAATTATTAAATACTGAAATACAGGCTTTGGAACACAAAACGGAGAAGTTCCGGGTTTTACTTACAGGTAATCCGAACTGCGGCAAATCCACATTATTCAATAGACTAACCGGACTTAGACAAAAAACGGGGAACTACCATGGCGTAACCGTTGAAAAAGCGGAAGGAAGTATCCATACGGAATATACAACGGTCCATATTGTGGATCTTCCCGGTGCTTATAGTTTAGGCGGAGAATCGGAAGACAAACAGGTAACAACCCGCATTCTACTTTCCAGAGGAGCTGAAGACAAACTCATTTTTGTATTGGATGCGGTTGCGATAGAAAGAGGGCTCCAATTTTTATTACAGGTATCTTCTCTCAAGATCCCAATGATCGTCGCAGTCACAATGAACGATACCTTGGAAAAGAAGGGAGTTCATTTAGATCTAAAAGTTTTATCCAAGGCCTTTGGAGTTTCTTTTTATTTCGTAAATCCAAGATCGGGAGAAGGTGTAGAAGTTTTTGAAAAAGTTTTGATGGACGTTTCTTCTTATAAGATCCCAAATCCGGATTTTTCCTGGGACAAAAAAAGGACCGCACTGATAGAGTCCGTACTATCCAAACTTTCCGTTGACGATCCCGATTCGGTCCGATTCGTATTAGAGAATAGTTTTAAAGAATTTAGCGGAGAGATCCTACAAACTGGACTTCCTTCTTCTAATTTTTTCCCGGAAAAAACCAAAAAATTCATTCGTTCCGAATGGCAAAAGTCTAAATTAGAATTCTCTTATGGAGAAGAACTAGTCCAAAGATCCATCTGGATCAAAAAACTTTTATCCAAGGCGGTCTCCGGCTCCGAGATAACCGAAAAAGGTATACTTGGATTTGCGGATAAAATACTTCTCCACCCTATTTGGGGAATTATCGTCTTTTTAGGGATTATGGCCTTGGTATTTCAGTTCTTATTCACCTGGTCGGAAGTGCCCATGGATTGGATAGAAGCAAGAATTAGCGATCTTGCCGATTGGACCGGGAATTATTTACCGGACGGACCGGTGCGTTCCCTCATCCAAGAAGGAATGATAGGTGGAGTCGGAGCTGTTTTGGTATTCGTTCCACAGATCAGTTTGTTATTCTTATTTATAGGGATCATGGAAGAAAGCGGATATATCGCGAGAGCTTCCTTCTTAATGGACAGGTTCATGGGAAAATTCGGGCTTTCCGGTAAATCTTTTATCCCATTACTTTCCAGTGCGGCATGCGCAGTACCTGCAATTATGGGTACCCGAACAATCGAAAACAAAGCGGACAGACTTACGACAATCCTAGTATCTCCTTTGATCACTTGTTCCGCCCGATATCCGGTTTATATTTTAGTGATAGGTACTGTATTTTCCGCAGAGCCGATTTTCGGGATCTTCTCCCCTAAAGTTCTAGCGTTATTCGGTCTTTTCCTATTAGGAATGTTCGCCTCCATGGGAGCCGCTTTCCTATTCAAAAAAACTTTTTTCAGATCGGAACCTGCTTATTTTTTAATGGAACTTCCGAGATACCAATGGCCTTCTCTCAAAAGTCTATTTTTTACGGTTTATAAGAAGATCAGAGCCTTCCTTGAAAATGCCGGAAAAGTAATCCTATTTATCTCCATTATACTTTGGTTCTTAGCAAATTATCCAAGGGTAGAAGTTTCCAAAACCGAAAATTTAAACCCGACCCAAGCGAAGTCCTTACAAATTTCCGAATCCTACGCAGGTAGAATGGGAAAAATGATGGAGCCCGTCTTAGAACCGATCGGTTTCGGATGGAAAATGGGACTTGGGATCATCACTTCGTTTGCAGCGAGAGAAGTAATGGTATCCACATTATCGATCGTATACGGTGTCCAAGGAGAAGATTCCGAAGATGAAAATCTACGATCCGCTCTCAGAAAAGACAAGGATCCGGAAACCGGAAAACCGGTCTGGACGATCGCAAGCGCACTCAGCTTACTTATATTTTTCGCATTTGCCTGCCAATGTATGTCCACTCTTGCCGTTGTGAAAAAAGAGACAAACTCCCTTTTCTGGCCGTTCTTCATGTTCACTTACATGACGATTCTTGCATATAGTTCCTCTTTTTTAGTTTTCCATTTTTCTAAATTTTTAGGCTGGAATTAA
- a CDS encoding LTA synthase family protein, translating into MIKRLPANLRIILFYSFCFLILLTAFRFVLLFIYFPKLGNSSISEVINSFLIGIRFDLCVISIVIGISWILSSFHYPNRWKYYRYVWGILPIPLFLWMTGHLIGDTIYFGEADKHLGYEGFVFLGKDLLILIEAGIKNDTLKVVLGLLGIFTGLPALIYLFVKYNGYQYSPENKYGELAQIPISIILVLLLFRGGVQPRPLRSTEAIHSENPFLNQLPLNGVFTTIMDLKSKSILPELQMSKEESIRIVRKEIDYAGAKFIDPEYPLLRETSETRKETPPNIVLILLESWTGKFLKPNGDGIVGGKELAPYFNSLSQKGRYFPNFFATGGRTVNGLMSVLTGIPDRPGITVVRTHQVLGNFGGLGSLLKTVGYSTYFVHGGDVGFDNMSFLFPHWGFDTIIGKEEIEKTGKYRSGAWGFYDGDVLEELHTTISNAKPPFVAVSLTLTTHYPYQVPETSRHRYPETMKDSDYFNTYSYSDESIGRFMEKAEKSPYFQNTIFIFVADHTHHRDLNPFEDRNIPLLIYSPKYIKPGLDPKISSQLDVIPTILGLVGKKVKFSSFGRDLLSNSPQPKTSGSYFAFSSVIGWIENEYALYRSTEGELREAYPMPWSESKAKCASIKETCDEYERKAKAFLNLSYELLNTNRIFPEK; encoded by the coding sequence ATGATAAAAAGGCTACCTGCAAACCTTAGGATAATTCTATTCTACTCTTTTTGTTTTCTGATCCTTTTAACCGCTTTTAGATTCGTATTACTCTTTATCTACTTCCCTAAACTGGGAAATTCCTCGATCAGCGAAGTAATCAACTCCTTTTTGATCGGGATTCGCTTTGATCTATGTGTGATCTCCATCGTAATCGGGATCTCCTGGATCTTATCTTCCTTTCATTATCCGAATCGCTGGAAGTACTATAGATATGTATGGGGAATTCTTCCGATTCCATTATTCTTATGGATGACCGGACATCTGATCGGAGATACGATCTATTTCGGAGAGGCTGACAAACATCTAGGTTATGAAGGATTCGTATTTTTAGGAAAAGACCTACTTATACTGATAGAAGCCGGGATCAAAAACGACACCTTAAAAGTGGTCCTGGGATTGCTCGGAATATTTACGGGACTTCCCGCACTAATTTATCTTTTTGTAAAATACAATGGATATCAATATTCTCCGGAAAATAAATACGGGGAATTAGCACAGATCCCGATCTCTATCATCCTAGTTTTACTTTTGTTCCGAGGAGGTGTCCAACCCCGACCGTTAAGATCCACGGAAGCTATTCATTCGGAAAATCCTTTTTTAAACCAACTTCCGTTAAACGGAGTATTCACAACCATTATGGACCTTAAGTCCAAGTCCATTCTGCCCGAATTACAAATGTCTAAAGAAGAATCGATTCGAATCGTACGAAAAGAGATCGATTACGCGGGTGCAAAGTTTATAGATCCCGAATATCCGCTTCTAAGAGAAACTTCGGAAACCAGAAAGGAAACTCCCCCGAATATAGTTCTCATTCTTCTGGAAAGTTGGACAGGAAAATTCCTTAAGCCGAACGGTGATGGGATCGTTGGCGGAAAAGAACTTGCTCCTTATTTTAACTCCCTATCGCAAAAAGGCAGATACTTTCCTAATTTTTTTGCCACAGGAGGAAGAACCGTAAACGGCCTAATGTCAGTACTCACAGGCATTCCGGATCGTCCCGGTATCACAGTGGTGAGGACTCATCAGGTTTTAGGAAATTTCGGCGGCCTTGGGTCTTTATTAAAAACGGTCGGCTATTCCACCTACTTTGTGCATGGAGGAGATGTAGGATTTGATAATATGAGTTTTCTTTTTCCTCATTGGGGTTTCGACACGATCATCGGAAAAGAAGAAATCGAAAAAACAGGGAAATATAGATCGGGAGCCTGGGGATTTTATGACGGCGACGTATTAGAAGAATTGCATACGACGATCTCAAACGCGAAACCACCGTTTGTTGCGGTCAGTCTCACGCTTACCACACATTATCCATATCAGGTTCCTGAGACATCGAGACATCGTTATCCGGAAACGATGAAAGATTCCGACTATTTTAATACCTATTCCTATTCGGACGAGTCCATCGGCAGATTTATGGAGAAGGCGGAAAAGTCCCCTTACTTCCAAAATACCATCTTCATATTCGTTGCGGATCATACACATCATAGGGATCTAAATCCATTCGAAGATCGTAATATTCCATTGTTAATTTATTCTCCCAAATATATAAAACCGGGATTAGATCCTAAAATTTCCTCTCAATTGGACGTGATTCCGACCATTTTGGGGCTTGTGGGCAAAAAAGTAAAATTTTCCTCCTTCGGTAGGGATCTGCTTTCGAATTCTCCGCAACCCAAAACGAGCGGTTCTTATTTTGCATTTTCTAGCGTAATAGGTTGGATCGAGAATGAATATGCACTTTATAGGTCCACGGAAGGGGAACTAAGAGAAGCGTATCCAATGCCTTGGAGTGAGAGCAAGGCCAAGTGCGCCTCTATCAAGGAAACCTGCGACGAATATGAGCGGAAAGCTAAGGCGTTTTTAAATCTGAGTTATGAACTTTTAAATACGAATCGGATCTTTCCGGAGAAATAA
- a CDS encoding FeoA family protein, translating into MKSKLFELEEGESGKITGIKNEYGKTGLIRNLLDMGFLPGTKITVVRKFQDQDKMIVKLGLVRLAIRKMEADLLELN; encoded by the coding sequence ATGAAATCCAAACTTTTCGAATTAGAAGAGGGAGAATCCGGCAAGATCACCGGAATCAAAAACGAATACGGAAAAACGGGACTAATCCGAAATCTTTTAGATATGGGGTTTCTTCCGGGGACAAAGATCACCGTGGTCCGAAAATTCCAGGACCAGGACAAGATGATCGTAAAATTGGGACTTGTCCGATTGGCCATTCGAAAAATGGAAGCGGACCTTCTTGAATTGAATTAG
- a CDS encoding ABC1 kinase family protein: protein MPGFLDQLLQGVNSASRIVTSSYVFSTKTILLLKDLATGGSGSRNIPVRLREAFEELGATYIKLGQFIASAPSLFPEEIVTEMQKCLDSVRPLPFSDVRKVLKKELGRDFQNLFQSIDPVPMASASIAQVHSAVTKDGLDVVVKVQRPDIESALGADLNLLFLASKLFEIFVPGLNKSGLSEMVGMFQSSILEEIDFIKEANNCEEFERYLLSNGETRARVPKIYKELSTKKVLVMEKFYGAPITDETSLRKFSKDPSKTLSDALEIWFSTLSRSGFFHADVHAGNLMILRDGTVGFIDFGIVGRISSKVWEGLMIFLEGLALNRTDRIANGLVRMDGTAQGIDEKKLAKDLETVFDQMSKMVLDIQMGELDAFDEKKMNAILFEFRDISDRNGLKIPKEFGLLIKQILYFDRYIKSFAPELDLIRDREKFIK, encoded by the coding sequence ATGCCAGGATTCCTAGACCAACTTCTGCAAGGGGTAAACAGCGCTAGTCGTATAGTGACCAGCAGTTATGTTTTTTCCACTAAAACCATCCTACTTTTAAAGGATTTGGCCACTGGAGGAAGTGGATCCCGTAATATTCCGGTCCGATTGAGAGAAGCGTTTGAGGAATTAGGCGCAACGTATATTAAATTGGGCCAATTTATCGCATCGGCCCCTTCTCTTTTTCCCGAAGAGATCGTAACGGAGATGCAAAAATGTTTGGATTCCGTACGACCACTTCCGTTTTCAGATGTCCGGAAAGTATTAAAAAAAGAACTGGGTAGAGATTTTCAAAACTTATTCCAAAGTATAGATCCCGTACCGATGGCATCCGCCTCCATTGCGCAAGTCCATTCCGCAGTGACCAAGGACGGCTTGGACGTAGTAGTAAAAGTGCAAAGGCCGGATATAGAAAGTGCGTTAGGAGCGGATCTTAACCTACTATTCTTAGCATCCAAACTATTCGAAATTTTTGTACCCGGCCTGAATAAATCGGGACTTTCCGAAATGGTAGGAATGTTCCAATCCTCGATCTTAGAAGAGATAGATTTTATAAAAGAAGCAAACAATTGCGAAGAATTCGAAAGATACCTTCTCTCCAACGGAGAGACCAGAGCAAGAGTCCCTAAAATTTATAAAGAACTCAGCACCAAAAAAGTTTTGGTCATGGAAAAATTTTATGGAGCTCCTATCACCGACGAAACCTCTCTGCGCAAGTTCAGTAAGGATCCTTCTAAAACGCTTTCGGATGCTTTGGAGATTTGGTTTTCCACACTTTCAAGATCGGGATTTTTTCATGCAGATGTACATGCAGGAAACCTAATGATCCTTAGGGATGGAACGGTAGGTTTTATCGATTTCGGGATCGTAGGAAGGATCTCCTCCAAAGTTTGGGAAGGCCTAATGATCTTTTTGGAAGGACTTGCATTGAATAGAACGGATCGGATCGCAAACGGTTTAGTTCGTATGGATGGGACTGCCCAAGGGATAGACGAGAAAAAATTAGCCAAGGACCTGGAAACGGTTTTCGATCAGATGAGTAAAATGGTCTTAGATATTCAAATGGGGGAATTGGACGCCTTCGACGAAAAAAAGATGAACGCTATCCTTTTCGAGTTCAGGGATATCTCCGATCGTAACGGATTAAAGATCCCTAAAGAATTCGGACTTTTGATCAAACAAATCTTATATTTTGACAGATATATCAAATCTTTCGCGCCGGAACTGGATCTGATCCGGGATAGGGAAAAATTTATCAAATGA